One Lycium barbarum isolate Lr01 chromosome 5, ASM1917538v2, whole genome shotgun sequence genomic window carries:
- the LOC132640125 gene encoding ubiquitin C-terminal hydrolase 12-like isoform X4 — MSLLPTPMDIRLKKKQEENEQKRMEKVEACLHTIIKVAREEDLGEQIGKEIYFDLVDHDKVRTFHIEKQMSFIQLKEEVSKAFGIPVQFQRYWLWAERKNHTYRPNRALTAEEEIQLVGQLREVSNEENNAELKLFLEVELCLDLRPFPPQEKTKEDVLLFFKLYDPLIEKIRYVGRLFVKESGKPLEILTKLNELAGFSPDEEIELFEEIKFEPNVMCERIDSNMSFRDSVIGDGDIICFQKSLRNQCSEQYRFPEVPSYLEYMHNCQVRSRKEQEEKEQKRKEKEEARLYTIIKVARDEDLGEQIGKDIYFDLVDHDKVSTFRILKQMPFTQFKEEVAKTFGTPVQFQRYWLWEKRENCTYRPNRALTAQEEIQAVGELREVSNKGNNAELKLFLEVELCLDLRPFAPPDKDKEEILLFFKLYDPLKENIRYVGRLSVKGSGKLLEILSKLKEFAGFSPDDEIELFVEIKFEPSVKCDKIYSMLSFRDCELADGDIICFQKSLRNQCSEQYRFPEVPSFLEYVHNRKLHQQRHQVQWMIRHQPSSHGLLTIFQG; from the exons ATGTCACTCCTTCCTACACCGATGGAT ATAAGACTAAAGAAAAAGCAAGAAGAAAATGAACAAAAGAGAATGGAGAAAGTAGAGGCTTGTCTCCACACAATCATCAAG GTAGCTCGTGAAGAAGACCTCGGTGAACAAATTGGAAAGGAAATTTATTTTGATCTTGTGGATCATGATAAAGTGCGTACATTTCATATTGAGAAACAAATGTCGTTTATTCAATTAAAG GAGGAAGTTTCTAAGGCATTTGGTATACCGGTGCAATTTCAACGGTACTGGCTGTGGGCAGAACGCAAGAACCATACTTATCGGCCTAATCGTGCATTGACAGCTGAAGAAGAAATTCAATTA GTTGGCCAACTGAGAGAGGTTTCAAATGAAGAGAATAATGCTGAGCTAAAATTATTTCTGGAAGTAGAATTATGTCTG GATTTGCGACCTTTTCCTCCGCAAGAGAAGACCAAGGAAGATGTCCTCCTCTTTTTCAAACTTTATGACCCATTGATAGAGAAGATAAG GTATGTCGGACGACTTTTTGTAAAAGAAAGTGGCAAGCCACTGGAGATATTAACAAAGCTAAATGAGTTGGCTGGCTTTTCGCCTGATGAAGAAATTGAACTTTTTGAG GAAATAAAATTTGAACCCAATGTCATGTGTGAACGCATCGACAGTAATATGAGTTTTCGTGACTCTGTG ATAGGAGATGGGGATATAATTTGCTTTCAGAAATCCCTTCGAAATCAATGCAGTGAACAATATCGCTTTCCTGAGGTTCCTTCATATTTGGAGTACATGCACAATTGCCAG GTGAGATCGAGGAAAGAGCAAGAAGAAAAGgaacaaaaaagaaaggagaaagaagaagctCGTCTCTACACAATCATCAAG GTAGCTCGTGATGAAGACCTCGGTGAACAAATCGGAAAGGATATTTATTTTGATCTTGTGGATCATGATAAAGTGAGCACTTTTCGTATTCTGAAGCAGATGCCATTTACTCAATTCAAG GAGGAAGTTGCTAAAACATTTGGTACACCGGTGCAATTTCAACGTTACTGGCTATGGGAAAAACGCGAGAACTGTACGTATCGGCCTAATCGTGCATTGACAGCTCAAGAGGAAATTCAAGCT GTTGGTGAATTGAGAGAGGTTTCAAATAAAGGGAATAATGCTGAGCTAAAACTGTTTCTTGAAGTAGAATTATGCCTG GATTTGCGACCTTTTGCTCCACCAGATAAGGACAAGGAAGAAATCCTTCTTTTTTTCAAACTTTATGACCCTCTAAAAGAGAATATAAG gtaTGTTGGACGGCTATCTGTAAAAGGAAGTGGCAAGCTGCTGGAGATATTATCGAAGCTAAAAGAGTTTGCTGGCTTTTCGCCTGATGACGAAATTGAACTGTTTGTG GAAATAAAATTTGAACCCAGTGTGAAGTGTGATAAAATTTACAGTATGTTGAGTTTTCGTGACTGCGAG TTAGCAGATGGGGATATAATTTGCTTTCAAAAATCCCTTCGAAATCAATGCAGTGAACAGTACCGCTTTCCTGAGGTTCCTTCATTTTTGGAGTACGTGCACAATCGCAAG